In Streptomyces capitiformicae, one genomic interval encodes:
- a CDS encoding helicase associated domain-containing protein has translation MGGSGSRGRPPGADDHGLLAARRITPAPRRSQGRLGQRGEYLAYWLARHPKATVFFTYDSLSKIEEAQHSAIFPAPVFGLLIVDEAHATAGTWEKSWTALHDNERIPAERRLYLTATPYVWEAPRLTEPPTTRAQPKRTAATAPPWDDPALLATMDQPQIFGPRLHTYSHADAIDDGVLADYQLVVPTVTDTELHTALTDPEAGPTARRTTALHVAILKAMREQDLRHVFVYFQQIADAADFARQFAHTLRTLPDELRPDWADDVVVQSIDGTHSPRRRADIIARFTDADRAVLANAKVLGEGVDLPAVDAVVFADRTASVRRIVQALGRALRKPPTATTKTASFVVPAYIPPGADPTDLLGTPYEALWLVTSALRHHDQTIAARAPRAKNQHPARDSHTYITRRFRFDHTLDPTAIARALDLLVWPSHGAVLSAPRRAGLAAAIRYQSEHSHLRVSADYEDAYGYRLGQFITGQRTAYQAGALDPEWIAELEDLGMIWDDHEATWQGHLATVETFHAEHGHLAIPTQLPGGQFLADQRALARKDRLTPDRDNQLTALDPDWKLPYGPDWHRKYHLLRRHLEAGNHPSTLRRDTVIHGVKAGSWLHRQLTSWPDLDPGRCDLLARIGITPGRALLDQEHAAGRPSTSRRRTFAQTTEILGLFVARWGRTPGAREWIEVDGDRAMIGPWFAKVRTKLNADQLPSAQEELVSATLAQHGVDLVRAPGTIGPSNG, from the coding sequence GTGGGCGGCAGCGGCTCGCGCGGACGGCCGCCAGGAGCCGATGATCACGGTCTCCTCGCTGCGCGCCGAATCACACCCGCTCCTCGCCGAAGCCAAGGTCGACTCGGCCAACGCGGGGAGTACCTGGCCTACTGGCTCGCCCGCCACCCCAAAGCAACGGTCTTCTTCACCTACGACTCGCTGTCCAAGATCGAAGAAGCCCAACACTCCGCGATCTTCCCCGCCCCCGTCTTCGGCCTGCTCATCGTGGACGAAGCACACGCCACGGCCGGCACCTGGGAGAAGAGCTGGACCGCGCTGCACGACAACGAACGCATCCCTGCCGAGCGCCGCCTCTACCTCACCGCCACCCCCTATGTATGGGAAGCCCCACGCCTGACCGAGCCGCCCACCACCAGGGCGCAGCCCAAGCGCACAGCCGCCACAGCACCGCCCTGGGACGACCCGGCACTGCTGGCCACCATGGACCAGCCGCAGATCTTCGGCCCCCGCCTGCACACCTACTCCCACGCCGACGCCATCGATGACGGCGTCCTGGCCGACTACCAACTCGTCGTCCCCACCGTCACCGACACTGAACTGCACACCGCGCTCACCGACCCGGAAGCCGGGCCCACCGCGCGCCGCACCACAGCCCTGCACGTGGCCATCCTCAAAGCCATGCGCGAGCAGGACCTACGGCACGTGTTCGTCTACTTCCAGCAGATCGCCGACGCCGCCGACTTTGCCCGCCAGTTCGCCCACACCCTGCGCACCCTCCCCGACGAACTGCGCCCCGACTGGGCGGACGACGTCGTCGTGCAGTCCATCGACGGCACCCACAGCCCCCGCCGGCGCGCCGACATCATCGCCCGCTTCACCGACGCCGACCGGGCCGTGCTGGCCAACGCCAAAGTCCTTGGCGAAGGGGTCGACCTGCCGGCCGTCGACGCCGTCGTCTTCGCCGACCGCACCGCCAGCGTCCGCCGCATCGTCCAGGCCCTGGGCCGTGCCCTGCGCAAACCACCCACCGCCACGACGAAGACGGCCAGCTTCGTTGTCCCCGCCTACATCCCGCCCGGTGCCGACCCCACCGACCTCCTCGGCACCCCCTACGAAGCCCTCTGGCTGGTCACCTCTGCCCTGCGCCACCACGACCAGACCATCGCCGCCCGCGCCCCCCGCGCCAAGAACCAGCACCCCGCCCGCGACTCCCACACCTACATCACCCGCCGCTTCCGCTTCGACCACACCCTCGACCCCACCGCGATCGCCCGCGCCCTGGACCTGCTCGTCTGGCCCTCCCACGGCGCCGTCCTGTCCGCCCCCCGCCGCGCCGGCCTAGCCGCCGCCATCCGCTACCAAAGCGAACACAGCCACCTGCGCGTGAGCGCCGACTACGAGGACGCCTACGGCTACCGGCTGGGGCAATTCATCACCGGCCAGCGCACCGCCTACCAGGCAGGCGCCCTCGATCCCGAATGGATCGCCGAGCTCGAGGATCTCGGCATGATCTGGGACGACCACGAGGCCACCTGGCAAGGCCACCTGGCCACCGTCGAGACCTTCCACGCCGAACACGGCCACCTTGCCATCCCCACCCAACTACCCGGCGGCCAATTCCTTGCCGACCAGCGCGCCCTGGCCCGAAAGGACCGCCTCACCCCCGACCGCGACAACCAGCTCACAGCCCTCGACCCAGACTGGAAACTCCCCTACGGCCCCGACTGGCATCGCAAGTACCATCTGCTGCGCCGCCACCTGGAAGCCGGCAACCACCCCAGCACGCTGCGCCGCGACACGGTCATCCACGGAGTGAAGGCGGGCAGCTGGCTGCACCGCCAGCTCACCAGCTGGCCCGACCTCGACCCCGGCCGGTGCGACCTGCTCGCCCGCATCGGAATCACCCCCGGCCGCGCCCTCCTGGACCAAGAGCACGCCGCGGGCAGGCCGAGCACATCGCGGCGGCGCACGTTCGCACAGACCACCGAGATCCTCGGGCTCTTCGTGGCACGGTGGGGACGCACCCCCGGGGCCCGAGAGTGGATCGAGGTGGACGGCGACCGTGCCATGATCGGCCCCTGGTTCGCCAAGGTCCGCACCAAGCTGAACGCTGATCAACTACCCTCAGCGCAAGAAGAGTTGGTGTCCGCTACCCTTGCCCAGCACGGCGTCGATCTGGTCCGTGCTCCCGGGACCATCGGGCCATCAAACGGCTGA
- a CDS encoding MFS transporter translates to MSRSVSLPAPTDKTHPSAANAGPLRATLLMAGSCLPVLGAVLIAPVLPKMQEHFDAVPGAKTLVPVVLTIPALALALLAPFAGVIVDRLGRVRLLVWATALYALLGTAPLWLDSLDAILVSRVLVGITEAAIMTCCTTLIGDYYTGSVRDRYLALQTMCASVSATAFFVIGGAAGSAGWRAPFWVYAIGLLLAPAMAATLSKPRPESAGVPQEPAAEKKPFPVRRLAGICTLTVFGAMVFYTVPVEMSYLLDDLGVKSTGVIGLATALASAATVAGSIAFTKLAGNPAGRLPLVFALCAAGFVVIALASSPLVVIAGAVLNCLGTGILLPSLLTIAMSRLDYADRGRGTGLWTAAFFAGEFVCPLVLIALESATGSLAHAVGLLGLASALTAGGLLLGRRRLATRLSEGEAV, encoded by the coding sequence ATGTCCAGATCCGTTTCCCTGCCCGCGCCAACCGACAAGACCCACCCGAGCGCCGCGAACGCGGGCCCACTGCGCGCCACGCTGCTGATGGCCGGCAGCTGTCTGCCAGTGCTGGGCGCCGTCCTGATCGCGCCGGTCCTGCCGAAGATGCAGGAACACTTCGATGCCGTACCCGGCGCCAAGACCCTCGTCCCCGTCGTCCTGACCATCCCGGCGCTCGCGCTGGCACTGCTGGCCCCCTTCGCGGGCGTCATCGTGGACCGCCTCGGCCGCGTTCGCCTGCTCGTCTGGGCGACGGCGCTGTACGCGCTGCTCGGTACCGCCCCGCTGTGGCTGGACTCGCTCGACGCCATCCTGGTCAGCCGGGTGCTGGTCGGCATCACCGAGGCAGCCATCATGACCTGCTGCACCACGCTGATCGGCGACTACTACACAGGGTCCGTGCGCGACCGCTACCTCGCCCTGCAGACCATGTGCGCCTCCGTCTCCGCCACCGCGTTCTTCGTCATCGGCGGCGCCGCCGGCTCAGCGGGCTGGCGCGCGCCCTTCTGGGTGTACGCCATAGGTCTGCTGCTGGCCCCCGCCATGGCCGCCACCCTGTCCAAGCCCCGGCCCGAGAGCGCGGGGGTGCCCCAAGAGCCAGCGGCCGAGAAGAAGCCATTCCCCGTGCGACGGCTGGCGGGCATCTGCACGCTCACGGTGTTCGGCGCGATGGTCTTCTACACCGTGCCCGTCGAGATGTCCTACCTGCTCGACGACCTGGGCGTGAAGTCCACCGGCGTCATCGGCCTGGCCACCGCCCTCGCCAGCGCCGCCACCGTGGCGGGGTCCATCGCCTTCACCAAACTAGCGGGCAACCCTGCCGGCAGGCTGCCCCTGGTCTTCGCCCTGTGCGCGGCCGGATTCGTGGTGATCGCCCTGGCGAGCAGCCCGCTGGTGGTGATCGCCGGTGCCGTACTCAACTGCCTGGGCACCGGAATCCTGCTGCCCTCACTGCTCACCATCGCGATGTCCCGGCTTGACTACGCCGACCGAGGCCGCGGCACCGGACTGTGGACGGCCGCGTTCTTCGCGGGCGAGTTCGTCTGCCCGCTCGTCCTGATCGCCCTGGAGTCGGCCACCGGCAGCCTGGCCCACGCCGTCGGCCTCCTCGGCCTCGCCTCGGCTCTGACGGCCGGCGGGTTGCTGCTCGGCCGCCGTCGGCTTGCGACACGGCTCAGTGAAGGCGAAGCCGTATAG
- a CDS encoding FAD-dependent oxidoreductase → MSTPESYDTDVLVVGSGPAGGTAALLLATYGVRTHLVTKYGWLADTPRAHITNQRAMEVFRDLGIEQEALEKGTPSHLMGDTVFATSLLGEEIGRIRTWGTGDESLTEYASQSPCQMIDLPQTYLEPILLAGAAKRGAVVRLNTELVDFEQDAHGVTARLRDRPSGTEHTVRARYMIGADGGRSIVAQKLGLPMEGQMGKAGSMNIVFRADLGQYVEHRPSVLYWIMRPGADVGGIGMGLLRMVRPWNEWLIVWGYDIDNPPPALTDEAAAAIVRDLVGDDELDVQIDSASLWTVNHAYATRLHAGRVFCAGDAVHRHPPSNGLGSNTSVQDSYNLAWKLATVLKGHAGPELLDTYSDERAPVAQQIVERANLSRDQFLPLFEALGVVGGDEEGITKALHAARQPDADGAKKRRAIREAIELKHYEFNAHGIEHNQRYKSAAVIPDGTAETITRDNELFGRPTSRPGAKLPHAWLVDHRGGRISTLDLVGRGRFSIVTGLAGAPWADAADTLARELGLDLRTVVIDRDAHDAYGEWSRRAEIDEEGALLVRPDGYVAWRRPDGAADITEATRLLREALTMVLRRPA, encoded by the coding sequence ATGAGCACGCCTGAAAGCTACGACACCGATGTTCTCGTCGTCGGCAGCGGACCCGCCGGCGGAACCGCCGCCCTGCTGCTGGCCACCTACGGTGTGCGCACCCACCTGGTCACCAAGTACGGATGGCTCGCCGACACCCCACGGGCCCACATCACCAACCAGCGCGCCATGGAGGTCTTCCGCGACCTCGGCATCGAGCAAGAGGCCCTGGAGAAGGGCACACCGAGCCACCTGATGGGCGACACCGTCTTCGCCACCTCACTCCTGGGCGAGGAGATCGGCCGCATCCGCACCTGGGGCACCGGCGACGAGAGCCTGACCGAATACGCCTCCCAGAGCCCCTGCCAGATGATCGACCTCCCGCAGACCTACCTGGAGCCCATCCTCCTGGCAGGCGCCGCCAAGCGCGGCGCCGTGGTCCGGCTCAACACAGAACTCGTCGACTTCGAACAGGACGCGCACGGCGTGACCGCACGCCTGCGCGACCGGCCCAGCGGCACTGAACACACCGTCCGCGCCCGCTACATGATCGGCGCCGACGGCGGCCGCAGCATCGTCGCGCAGAAGCTGGGGCTGCCCATGGAGGGGCAGATGGGCAAGGCCGGCAGCATGAACATCGTCTTCAGAGCCGACCTCGGACAGTACGTCGAACACCGTCCCAGCGTCCTGTACTGGATCATGCGCCCGGGCGCCGACGTCGGAGGCATCGGCATGGGCCTGCTGCGCATGGTCCGACCCTGGAACGAGTGGCTCATCGTCTGGGGCTACGACATCGACAACCCCCCGCCCGCGCTCACCGACGAAGCCGCGGCAGCGATCGTCCGCGACCTCGTGGGTGACGACGAACTCGACGTGCAGATCGACAGCGCCTCCCTGTGGACCGTCAACCACGCCTACGCCACCCGGCTCCACGCCGGCCGCGTCTTCTGTGCCGGGGACGCCGTCCACCGGCATCCGCCGTCCAACGGCCTCGGCTCCAACACCTCCGTCCAGGACTCCTACAACCTGGCGTGGAAGCTGGCGACCGTCCTCAAGGGACACGCCGGGCCCGAGCTGCTGGACACCTACTCCGACGAACGAGCCCCCGTCGCCCAGCAGATCGTCGAACGCGCCAACCTCTCCCGGGACCAGTTCCTGCCCCTGTTCGAGGCCCTCGGCGTCGTCGGCGGCGACGAGGAGGGCATCACCAAAGCGCTGCACGCGGCCCGGCAGCCGGACGCCGACGGGGCGAAGAAGCGGCGGGCCATCCGCGAGGCGATCGAACTGAAGCACTACGAGTTCAACGCCCACGGCATCGAGCACAACCAGCGCTACAAGTCGGCCGCCGTCATCCCCGACGGCACCGCCGAAACGATCACCCGCGACAACGAACTCTTCGGACGCCCGACCTCCCGCCCCGGCGCGAAACTGCCGCACGCCTGGCTCGTGGACCACAGGGGCGGGCGCATCTCGACGCTCGACCTGGTCGGCAGGGGCAGGTTCTCCATCGTCACCGGCCTGGCCGGAGCCCCGTGGGCCGACGCCGCCGACACCCTGGCCCGGGAACTCGGTCTCGACCTGCGCACCGTCGTCATCGACCGCGACGCGCACGACGCGTACGGCGAGTGGAGCCGCCGCGCCGAGATCGACGAGGAGGGTGCGCTGCTCGTCCGCCCCGACGGATACGTGGCCTGGCGCCGGCCGGACGGCGCCGCCGACATCACCGAGGCGACCCGACTGCTGCGGGAGGCGCTGACCATGGTGCTCCGCCGACCCGCATGA
- a CDS encoding LysR family transcriptional regulator, giving the protein MNLASLDLNLVVALRALLEERNVTRAGRRIGLSQPAMSAALAKLRRHFDDELLARVGGHYELTALGEVLLDRTMATCGLLERLFTSQADFDPTAESREFTLAATDYAVTVFGADLARAFDREAPGIRVRFVQIPNGISEEPGALLSTVDGMIMPHGIISDFPATELFQDGWVFLVAEDNREVGDHLTREDVARLPWVTYLRAYDSPAVRQLGMLGIEPRVDVSVGSFTTLPFLVAGTRRIALIPALLAERLRGTAPVRIMKPPYESVPLQEALWWHPLHTRDAAHIWLRETAARVAAAKKQQTIR; this is encoded by the coding sequence GTGAACCTGGCAAGTCTTGATCTCAACCTGGTCGTCGCCCTGCGCGCCCTGTTGGAGGAGCGCAATGTGACGCGGGCCGGTCGGCGCATCGGCCTGAGTCAGCCCGCGATGAGCGCCGCTCTGGCCAAGCTGCGCCGGCACTTCGACGACGAGCTGCTCGCCCGCGTCGGCGGTCACTACGAGCTGACGGCCCTGGGCGAGGTCCTTCTCGATCGCACCATGGCGACCTGCGGCCTGTTGGAACGCCTCTTCACCAGTCAGGCCGACTTCGATCCGACCGCAGAGTCAAGGGAATTCACCCTCGCCGCCACCGACTACGCGGTGACCGTCTTCGGGGCCGACCTTGCCCGCGCCTTCGACCGTGAGGCCCCTGGCATCCGCGTGCGCTTCGTGCAGATCCCGAACGGCATCAGTGAGGAGCCGGGCGCGCTGCTGAGCACCGTCGACGGCATGATCATGCCGCATGGCATCATCAGCGACTTCCCCGCCACCGAGCTGTTCCAGGACGGTTGGGTCTTCCTCGTCGCCGAGGACAACCGCGAGGTGGGTGATCACCTCACCCGTGAGGACGTGGCGCGGCTGCCGTGGGTGACGTACCTGCGCGCCTACGACTCACCGGCGGTCCGCCAGCTCGGGATGCTCGGCATCGAACCACGGGTGGACGTCTCCGTCGGCAGCTTCACGACGCTTCCCTTCCTGGTGGCCGGCACGCGTCGCATCGCCCTCATCCCCGCACTCCTCGCCGAACGCCTCCGTGGAACCGCACCGGTACGGATCATGAAACCGCCCTACGAGTCCGTACCGCTGCAGGAGGCGCTGTGGTGGCATCCCCTGCACACCCGCGACGCCGCGCACATCTGGCTGCGGGAGACCGCGGCGCGCGTGGCGGCGGCCAAGAAACAGCAGACCATCCGCTGA